In one window of Anthonomus grandis grandis chromosome 11, icAntGran1.3, whole genome shotgun sequence DNA:
- the LOC126741973 gene encoding holocytochrome c-type synthase gives MGNTVSAAEIAAAQIVHPNEPIEKILDPHMHKHAFDTSKYSGEIPEECPMHKKQQPAASECPVQHGDKEINPLNMMGPANQNPAPGQPFPLSKERQVSTIPKAIVKEGEGSFWVYPSAQMFWNAMLRKGWRWRDEDISQKDMNDIIKIHNANNEQAWQEVLKWEALHAHECMDPRLKSFGGKAADYSPRARIRQLLGYELPFDRHDWIVDRCGKDVRYVIDYYDGGQVDSKYQFAILDVRPAMDSVENVWDRMRVAWWRWFYSNQ, from the exons ATGGGTAATACAGTGTCAGCGGCTGAAATAGCTGCAGCCCAAATCGTTCATCCGAACGAAcccattgaaaaaattttagacCCACACATGCATAAACATGCATTTGACACAAGTAAATACTCAGGTGAGATTCCCGAGGAGTGTCCTATGCATAAGAAACAACAACCAGCTGCTTCAGAATGTCCAGTACAACATGGAGACAAAGAGATCAATCCCTTGAATATG atGGGGCCCGCAAATCAAAATCCAGCTCCCGGACAACCATTTCCTCTTTCCAAGGAGAGACAAGTTTCCACCATACCAAAAGCCATAGTAAAGGAAGGTGAAGGCTCGTTTTGGGTGTATCCTAGTGCACAG ATGTTTTGGAATGCAATGCTAAGAAAAGGCTGGAGATGGCGGGACGAGGATATCAGCCAAAAAGACATGAATGACATCATCAAAATCCACAATGCCAATAACGAGCAAGCCTGGCAAGAAGTTTTAAAATGGGAGGCTTTACACGCCCACGAATGTATGGACCCGAGACTAAAAAGTTTTGGTGGTAAAGCGGCAGACTACAGTCCAAGGGCGCGAATTCGTCAACTCTTGGGTTATGAATTACCGTTCGACAGGCATGACTGGATAGTTGACAGATGTGGCAAAGATGTCAGATATGTCATCGATTATTATGATGGAGGACAAGTGGATAGCAAGTATCAGTTTGCTATTTTGGATGTCAGGCCTGCTATGGACAG TGTGGAAAACGTTTGGGACAGAATGAGGGTCGCATGGTGGAGATGGTTCTACAGTAATCAATAG